A genomic stretch from Cloacibacterium caeni includes:
- a CDS encoding ISL3 family transposase, producing MQNSVEIFSIALGLVEPWYVKEVVFDKERLQLDVYLGFKKGHLFLADDTQYYTAYDTVERRWEHLNFFQHKCYLHAKVPRVMQSDGKIKTQEVPWARKGSGFTLLFEAFSMLLIENEMPVNKVAKLLQVYPARIWNVFDYWISIAHKEDVIDSLTKIGFDETSVKKGHNYITHMVDLEQKRVLFACEGKGVDCIEKSVDYLKEKEVEIAEIKQVCIDMSPAFISGCNTHLQEAEITFDKFHVVKEVNKAMDELRKLERKGNDLLKGYKYTFLKSKLTPEIKSEKDFLMELYPKLGQGYQLLEMFKDFWDIKEKTEAETYLAFWCDYADESGILSFQKASKTIKAHWSGIINYIESRINNGVIEGINSKIQLAKKRARGYRNTINFINMIYFTCSKLKFNYPLYST from the coding sequence ATGCAAAATTCAGTAGAAATATTTTCCATAGCATTAGGTTTAGTAGAGCCTTGGTATGTTAAAGAAGTTGTTTTTGACAAAGAACGCCTTCAATTAGATGTTTATTTAGGCTTTAAGAAAGGTCATTTGTTTTTAGCAGATGATACACAATATTATACTGCTTATGATACAGTTGAAAGACGATGGGAACATCTTAACTTTTTTCAGCATAAATGTTATCTACATGCTAAAGTTCCAAGAGTAATGCAGTCTGATGGGAAAATTAAAACCCAAGAAGTTCCATGGGCAAGAAAAGGAAGCGGTTTTACCTTATTGTTTGAAGCTTTTTCAATGTTGTTAATAGAAAACGAAATGCCTGTGAATAAAGTTGCTAAACTCCTACAAGTTTATCCTGCTAGAATTTGGAATGTCTTTGATTATTGGATTTCTATTGCTCATAAAGAAGATGTTATTGATTCTTTAACCAAAATAGGTTTTGATGAAACTTCTGTTAAAAAAGGACATAATTACATTACTCATATGGTTGATTTAGAGCAAAAACGAGTACTGTTTGCTTGTGAGGGTAAAGGAGTCGATTGTATTGAAAAGAGTGTTGATTATCTAAAAGAAAAAGAAGTAGAAATTGCAGAGATTAAACAGGTTTGTATAGATATGTCACCAGCATTTATATCAGGTTGCAATACACATTTACAAGAAGCGGAAATTACTTTTGATAAATTCCATGTAGTCAAAGAAGTAAACAAAGCGATGGACGAATTACGAAAATTAGAACGCAAAGGAAACGATTTATTAAAAGGGTATAAATACACCTTTCTTAAATCAAAATTAACTCCTGAAATCAAATCTGAAAAAGACTTTTTAATGGAATTATATCCTAAATTAGGTCAAGGCTACCAGTTACTTGAAATGTTTAAAGATTTTTGGGATATAAAAGAAAAAACTGAGGCAGAAACCTATTTAGCTTTTTGGTGTGATTATGCAGATGAATCAGGTATTTTATCTTTCCAAAAAGCATCAAAAACAATAAAAGCGCATTGGTCAGGAATTATAAACTACATCGAAAGTAGAATAAATAATGGTGTAATTGAGGGTATAAACTCAAAAATTCAGCTCGCTAAAAAAAGAGCTAGGGGTTACAGAAACACAATCAACTTTATCAACATGATTTACTTTACTTGCAGTAAACTAAAATTTAATTACCCACTGTATTCAACATAG
- a CDS encoding type II toxin-antitoxin system RelE/ParE family toxin, which produces MSKYIISEKALDDINKIWIYTAENWSIEQADRYYNLIFDEIEYIVVNFEIARDFGNIRKNDSMLNTVGN; this is translated from the coding sequence ATGTCGAAATATATAATTAGCGAAAAAGCATTAGATGACATTAATAAAATCTGGATTTACACAGCAGAAAATTGGTCGATTGAACAAGCTGACCGATACTATAATTTAATTTTTGACGAAATTGAATATATAGTTGTCAATTTTGAAATTGCTCGTGACTTTGGAAACATTAGAAAAAACGACTCTATGTTGAATACAGTGGGTAATTAA
- a CDS encoding GNAT family N-acetyltransferase: MEYNIKKVGLNDLDTAAELFNLYRVFYRQADDYEKCKQFIKERLDNDQSNIFVVYADGKAVGFVQLYKLYHYIKLAKQWLLSDLFVHPNYRGKGLSVALIDQAKQWCDETGACGLMLETEKANDIGNKLYPRCGFEYDGNHNYYYWWK, translated from the coding sequence ATGGAGTACAACATCAAAAAAGTAGGTCTAAACGATTTAGACACAGCAGCAGAATTATTTAACCTTTATCGGGTTTTCTACCGTCAAGCAGACGATTACGAAAAATGCAAACAGTTCATTAAGGAACGGTTAGACAACGACCAATCAAACATTTTTGTGGTGTATGCAGACGGCAAAGCAGTTGGTTTTGTGCAGTTGTATAAATTGTATCATTACATCAAATTAGCAAAACAATGGTTATTGAGCGATTTATTTGTACACCCCAATTACAGAGGTAAAGGGCTTTCGGTAGCATTGATAGACCAAGCAAAACAATGGTGTGATGAAACAGGTGCTTGTGGACTAATGCTTGAAACCGAAAAAGCAAACGACATAGGCAATAAATTATATCCACGTTGCGGTTTTGAATATGACGGAAATCACAACTATTACTATTGGTGGAAATAA
- the pdxR gene encoding MocR-like pyridoxine biosynthesis transcription factor PdxR, with the protein MLPYQHIIIIEKESKVPVYKQIAISIINAIRNGTLKAGTHLLSSRELARMLQVHRKTVVSAYDELQAQEWITVYPRKYVIVAENLPVLKPKKWNEPTEKSSYEQDFNIPFRVVRDVMKTDNSVPEIIVDDGHPDVRLSPINDLLKTYRSFTSRKSAIKKAHIGTTQGTLMLREELTKYLSETRGLNISADNILITHGAQMSIYLSARLLLNEHANIVVAKPNYPVANKTFQETGAKLIEVNIDDNGIDTDEIEQICKKKKINAVYVVPHHHYPTTVTLSVERRMKLLELSKKFSFAIIEDDYDYDYHYLSSPYLPLASANHNGNVIYIGSFSKILDPALRLGFMVAPKNFIDQCSSFRKIIDVGGDGYMQNALATLIKDGELKRHLKKAKKCYHERRDFLDNLLKNQLSKYITYRLPSGGMAVWITFNKSFSVDKLVSNPFFKIVRLDNELNAFRFGFASMNEEELQSAVNEIEKIVLKS; encoded by the coding sequence ATGTTGCCATATCAACATATTATCATTATAGAAAAAGAAAGCAAAGTTCCTGTTTACAAACAGATTGCTATTTCAATCATCAACGCTATCAGAAACGGTACTTTGAAAGCTGGAACACATTTATTGAGTAGTCGTGAGTTGGCTCGAATGTTACAAGTTCATAGAAAAACAGTTGTTTCGGCTTATGACGAATTACAAGCACAAGAATGGATAACCGTATATCCAAGAAAATATGTGATAGTGGCAGAAAATTTACCCGTACTAAAGCCAAAAAAATGGAATGAACCAACTGAAAAATCTTCTTATGAACAAGATTTTAATATTCCTTTTCGGGTGGTTCGAGATGTTATGAAAACTGATAATTCTGTTCCTGAAATCATTGTAGATGATGGACACCCAGATGTTCGACTTTCTCCGATAAATGATTTATTGAAAACATATCGCTCGTTTACTTCTCGAAAATCTGCCATAAAAAAAGCTCATATCGGAACAACACAAGGAACATTGATGCTTCGGGAAGAGTTGACTAAATATTTGTCAGAAACGAGAGGATTAAATATTTCTGCGGATAATATTTTGATTACGCACGGTGCACAAATGAGCATTTATCTTTCGGCACGACTACTTTTAAATGAACACGCAAACATTGTCGTAGCCAAGCCAAATTATCCTGTTGCAAACAAAACTTTTCAAGAAACGGGGGCGAAGCTTATCGAAGTTAATATTGATGATAACGGAATTGATACCGATGAAATCGAGCAAATTTGTAAAAAGAAAAAAATAAATGCTGTTTATGTTGTTCCACATCATCATTATCCAACAACGGTTACTTTGAGCGTAGAACGAAGAATGAAATTACTTGAACTTTCAAAGAAGTTTTCGTTTGCCATTATCGAAGATGATTATGATTACGATTATCACTATTTATCTTCGCCATATTTGCCTTTGGCAAGTGCCAATCACAATGGTAATGTGATTTATATTGGCTCTTTTTCTAAAATTTTAGACCCTGCTCTGCGACTGGGTTTTATGGTTGCTCCGAAAAATTTTATTGACCAATGCTCCTCTTTCAGAAAAATTATTGACGTGGGTGGTGATGGATATATGCAAAATGCATTAGCTACTTTGATAAAAGATGGCGAATTGAAAAGGCACCTCAAAAAAGCTAAAAAATGTTACCACGAGCGTAGAGATTTTTTGGATAATTTACTAAAAAATCAATTGTCAAAATATATAACCTACCGGTTGCCGTCTGGTGGAATGGCTGTTTGGATTACGTTTAACAAATCATTTTCGGTAGATAAATTAGTGTCAAATCCGTTCTTTAAGATAGTTCGACTGGATAATGAATTGAATGCATTTCGTTTTGGATTTGCTTCAATGAATGAAGAAGAATTGCAATCTGCTGTCAATGAGATAGAAAAAATAGTATTGAAAAGTTGA
- a CDS encoding type II toxin-antitoxin system ParD family antitoxin, producing MARNTSILLGDNFENFINEQIASGKYNSVSEVVRTALRIFEHEENKTKSLINELKIGEKSAKIKNFDRNKNLEQLKANFGK from the coding sequence ATGGCACGAAATACTTCAATTTTATTAGGCGACAATTTTGAAAACTTCATTAACGAGCAAATAGCTTCTGGTAAATACAACTCTGTAAGTGAAGTTGTTAGAACTGCTTTGAGAATTTTTGAACATGAAGAAAACAAAACAAAATCTTTAATCAACGAACTTAAAATAGGAGAAAAAAGTGCAAAGATTAAAAATTTTGATCGTAACAAAAATCTTGAACAACTTAAAGCAAACTTCGGAAAATAA
- a CDS encoding YggS family pyridoxal phosphate-dependent enzyme, translating to MKEQIFKNIQSVLEQINNACKQSNRNPNEVKLLLATKTVPAERIKKALQVGHTLIAENKVQELKEKYEPLKEILHTNHFIGHLQTNKIKDLLRYNVSCIQSLDRLDLAEKLHQRLQYENKTIEVLIQVNTSFEESKFGVQPDNVIELVKQVAQFETLKIKGLMTIGLFSAETEKVRECFKLLKNIQQQIIALNIPNVEMQELSMGMSGDMETAIAEGATIIRVGTAIFGQRIHSDSYYWNENK from the coding sequence ATGAAAGAACAAATTTTCAAAAATATTCAAAGCGTTTTGGAGCAAATAAATAATGCCTGTAAGCAAAGCAACAGAAATCCTAATGAAGTAAAATTGCTTTTGGCAACCAAAACCGTACCTGCCGAACGTATAAAAAAGGCATTACAAGTAGGACATACACTAATAGCAGAAAACAAGGTACAGGAACTTAAAGAGAAATACGAGCCATTAAAAGAAATTCTGCACACCAATCATTTCATTGGACATTTGCAGACCAACAAAATCAAAGACCTTTTAAGATACAATGTGTCTTGCATTCAGTCGCTTGATCGTTTGGATTTGGCAGAAAAACTACACCAAAGGTTACAGTATGAGAACAAAACGATAGAAGTATTGATACAGGTAAATACTTCGTTTGAAGAAAGCAAATTTGGCGTTCAACCCGACAATGTCATAGAATTAGTAAAGCAAGTAGCACAGTTTGAAACCTTAAAAATAAAAGGCTTAATGACAATAGGTCTGTTTAGTGCGGAAACCGAAAAAGTCAGAGAATGTTTCAAATTGCTAAAAAATATTCAACAGCAAATTATTGCTTTAAATATTCCTAATGTAGAAATGCAGGAATTATCAATGGGTATGAGTGGCGATATGGAAACAGCCATTGCGGAGGGAGCAACGATTATAAGAGTGGGTACAGCAATCTTCGGACAAAGAATTCATTCTGATAGCTATTATTGGAATGAAAACAAATAA